In a single window of the Deinococcus aetherius genome:
- a CDS encoding VOC family protein: protein MKTILAFVTLHTPDYPATRAYFTDVLGFEVTEERPGANAFVSASGAGLAIRADREAAPPLGTGVSISFIVPNLDTYHAGLVERGADIVEPPHDMPFGRTFTVRTPDGHRLGFYEA from the coding sequence ATGAAAACGATCCTCGCTTTCGTGACGCTGCACACGCCCGACTACCCCGCCACCCGCGCCTACTTCACCGACGTGCTGGGCTTCGAGGTCACCGAGGAACGGCCCGGGGCCAACGCCTTCGTGTCGGCGAGTGGCGCGGGGCTGGCGATTCGCGCGGATCGGGAAGCGGCTCCACCTCTCGGCACGGGCGTCAGCATTTCCTTCATCGTGCCGAACCTGGACACCTACCACGCCGGGCTCGTGGAGCGGGGGGCGGACATCGTGGAGCCGCCGCACGACATGCCGTTTGGCCGCACCTTCACCGTGCGGACGCCTGACGGTCACCGCCTCGGGTTCTATGAGGCCTGA
- a CDS encoding nucleotidyltransferase domain-containing protein, which yields MSGAHLYGFPSPDSDWDLRGVHVLPLRSVLGSDTPEETHNLERDDGSVELDLVTHDAWKFARLLLSRNGYVLEQLLSPLVVHTTPAHGELAALARRCVTRHHAHHYLGFTHNQWEMLEGEEVPRVKPLLYAFRTVLTRLHLLRTGEVEANLEVLNAGACLPFLADLMALKREGREGEPLPEPARYVPGRPPAPRAGTGGGAADHTPSRRRTRGRDPCRRRLGGEGAPQPFGVMAAHVDPHSHDRSPGSALPPYSVW from the coding sequence GTGAGCGGCGCGCACCTCTACGGCTTCCCGAGCCCCGACAGTGACTGGGACCTGCGGGGCGTCCACGTCCTGCCGCTGCGTTCGGTGCTGGGGTCGGACACGCCCGAGGAGACGCACAACCTGGAGCGCGACGACGGCAGCGTCGAACTCGACCTCGTGACCCACGACGCCTGGAAGTTCGCCCGGCTGCTCCTGAGTCGCAACGGGTACGTGCTGGAACAACTGCTCTCGCCGCTCGTCGTCCACACCACGCCCGCACACGGGGAACTCGCTGCCCTCGCCCGGCGGTGCGTGACCCGGCACCACGCGCACCACTACCTCGGCTTCACCCACAACCAGTGGGAGATGTTGGAGGGGGAGGAGGTGCCCCGAGTCAAGCCGCTCCTGTACGCCTTCCGCACGGTGCTGACCAGACTTCACCTGCTGCGAACCGGGGAGGTGGAGGCGAACCTGGAGGTGCTGAACGCCGGGGCCTGCCTCCCCTTCCTGGCCGACCTGATGGCCCTCAAGCGCGAGGGGCGGGAGGGCGAGCCGCTGCCCGAACCCGCCCGCTATGTACCAGGCCGACCACCTGCGCCTCGTGCGGGAACTGGAGGAGGCGCGGCAGATCACACGCCTTCCCGACGCCGTACCCGGGGACGTGACCCGTGCCGTCGGCGACTGGGTGGTGAGGGTGCGCCTCAACCCTTCGGCGTGATGGCTGCCCATGTTGACCCCCACTCCCACGACCGCTCGCCGGGTTCGGCCCTACCGCCCTATTCCGTCTGGTGA
- a CDS encoding alpha/beta hydrolase family protein, translating into MKRLLTLALLALAAGAVYIAVSQQERLPFEGLWTTQVQETRTTPSPDPAPSSVPPLGEGTDAALRALVAREPVSIQALRAREYPGSALTVLRNLKPGMSYSRQIVSYESDGLTIRALITVPRGTPPAGGWPAIVFNHGYIPPDEYRTTERYVAYQDAFARSGFVTLKSDYRGHGDSEGVAPGGYDDPGYTVDVLNAAASLKRDRRVNAGRLGLWGHSMGGQLSLRAMLVDRDLRAASLWAGVVASYDVLATDWNRAPGAERPTLDPLQQRYLRALSPNAYLEDLNGRPIQLHHGTADEEVPYSFQQNLARDLRAARQSVEAYRYEGDNHNLSRNPRLALDRSVAFFKENL; encoded by the coding sequence GTGAAACGCCTCCTCACCCTCGCCCTGCTCGCCCTCGCGGCGGGGGCGGTATATATCGCGGTGAGCCAGCAGGAGAGGCTGCCCTTCGAGGGGCTGTGGACAACACAGGTGCAGGAGACTCGGACGACCCCTTCACCGGACCCGGCTCCGTCCTCCGTCCCTCCTCTCGGCGAGGGAACGGACGCTGCGTTGCGGGCCCTCGTCGCGCGGGAGCCCGTCAGCATCCAGGCGCTGCGGGCACGGGAGTACCCGGGAAGTGCCCTCACCGTCCTGCGGAACCTGAAGCCGGGGATGAGTTACTCGCGGCAGATCGTGAGCTACGAGTCGGACGGGCTGACCATCCGTGCCCTGATCACCGTCCCGCGCGGCACGCCGCCCGCCGGAGGCTGGCCCGCCATCGTGTTCAACCACGGGTACATCCCGCCGGACGAGTACCGGACGACCGAGCGGTACGTCGCCTACCAGGACGCCTTCGCGCGCTCGGGCTTCGTCACCCTCAAGAGCGACTACCGGGGGCACGGCGACTCGGAGGGCGTGGCGCCCGGGGGGTACGACGACCCCGGCTACACGGTGGACGTGCTCAACGCCGCCGCTAGCCTCAAGCGGGACCGCCGGGTGAACGCGGGGCGGCTGGGCCTGTGGGGGCACTCGATGGGCGGGCAGCTCTCCCTGCGCGCGATGCTGGTGGACCGCGACCTGCGCGCCGCGTCCCTCTGGGCGGGCGTAGTGGCGAGCTACGACGTGCTGGCGACCGACTGGAACCGGGCGCCCGGGGCAGAGCGGCCCACCCTCGACCCCCTCCAGCAGCGTTATCTGCGGGCGCTGAGCCCCAACGCCTACCTGGAGGACCTGAACGGGCGGCCGATCCAGCTCCACCACGGCACCGCCGACGAGGAGGTGCCCTATTCCTTCCAGCAGAACCTCGCCCGCGACCTGCGCGCCGCCAGGCAGTCGGTCGAGGCGTACCGCTACGAGGGGGACAACCACAACCTCAGCCGGAACCCGCGGCTGGCGCTGGACCGGAGTGTGGCGTTCTTCAAGGAGAACCTGTAG
- a CDS encoding tetratricopeptide repeat protein — MPTRPVLALSLALLASLASAQTADPSTTQPTTTTATPAPTGDAAGAAAEARALAERARATYPQGSANIDQTLWKQAAAAADRAAGLEPTNPEYLRLRAQIYTEVGFWRQAELAWAAYFRAAPAAPGSAEARQAATVQYNLGYAAYTRNQPEQAARFFAACLEFDPASASCATWAARTALESGDYARAQTLYSRALSLSPGDKTLVYFSGLAQRASRYGPAATRAFSRAYADLDAGRGAQALAGFQEAARGAPNFIEAWREAGRVALELGNANAARAAYQAAAALPEANAGDRYNLSLAQEGERYGLGAVRAFRDAYAKYAAGDKAGAEAGFLEATRQNPQYAKAWAWLGRTRYEGKNFTGAADAYAQAVRLDPEDKASAYYLRLAQQGQ; from the coding sequence ATGCCTACCCGTCCCGTCCTTGCCCTCAGCCTCGCCCTGCTCGCCTCCCTTGCTTCCGCCCAGACTGCCGACCCCTCGACCACGCAACCTACGACGACCACAGCCACACCCGCCCCCACCGGGGACGCTGCCGGGGCCGCCGCCGAGGCCCGAGCCTTGGCCGAGCGGGCCCGCGCCACCTACCCCCAGGGCAGCGCGAACATCGACCAGACCCTGTGGAAGCAGGCCGCCGCCGCCGCCGACCGGGCCGCTGGGCTCGAACCCACGAACCCCGAGTACCTGCGGCTGCGCGCCCAGATCTACACCGAGGTCGGCTTCTGGCGGCAGGCAGAACTCGCCTGGGCCGCGTACTTCCGCGCCGCGCCCGCTGCCCCCGGCAGCGCGGAGGCGAGGCAGGCCGCGACCGTCCAGTACAACCTGGGGTACGCCGCGTACACCCGCAACCAGCCCGAGCAGGCCGCGCGCTTCTTCGCCGCTTGCCTGGAGTTCGACCCGGCGAGCGCCTCCTGCGCGACCTGGGCTGCCCGCACCGCGCTGGAGTCCGGGGACTACGCCCGCGCACAGACCCTCTACAGCCGGGCGCTGAGCCTGAGCCCGGGGGACAAGACGCTCGTGTACTTCAGCGGCCTCGCGCAGAGGGCCAGCCGGTACGGCCCCGCCGCCACCCGCGCCTTCAGCCGGGCGTACGCGGACCTCGACGCGGGGCGGGGGGCCCAGGCCCTCGCCGGGTTCCAGGAGGCCGCCCGGGGCGCCCCCAACTTCATCGAGGCGTGGCGGGAAGCCGGGCGCGTGGCGCTCGAACTCGGGAACGCGAACGCCGCCCGCGCCGCCTACCAGGCCGCCGCCGCCCTGCCCGAGGCGAACGCGGGCGACCGCTACAACCTCTCGCTCGCTCAGGAGGGCGAGCGGTACGGCCTCGGCGCCGTGCGCGCCTTCCGCGACGCCTACGCGAAGTACGCGGCGGGCGACAAGGCGGGGGCCGAGGCCGGGTTCCTGGAGGCCACGCGGCAGAACCCGCAGTATGCCAAGGCCTGGGCGTGGCTGGGCCGCACCCGCTACGAGGGGAAGAACTTCACCGGGGCCGCCGACGCCTACGCGCAGGCGGTGAGGCTGGACCCCGAGGACAAGGCGAGCGCGTACTACCTGCGGCTGGCGCAGCAGGGCCAGTAG
- a CDS encoding alpha/beta hydrolase family protein, whose amino-acid sequence MKRALVLLPPLLALAAPTAHAQSAAALARVDAAQMSIPAARQKAYPGSALTVRQALRAGSNYKRYVVSYLSDGLRINALLTVPNGTPPAGGWPAVVFNHGYIPPNVYRTTERYVAYQDAFARAGFVTLKSDYRGHGSSQGEALGGYYSPGYTTDVMNALASLKKDPRVNPGRIGMWGHSMGGFLTLRAMVIDRSIKAGVIWAGVVGDYDQIMNEWNSPVPASIPRRVLELREKAVAKYGTPKANPAFWNTLSANSYLRDLSGPLQLHIGTTDEDVPVAFHTSLVGQLRSVGKPVQSYVYPGDNHDLTRNLYTALARSVAFFKERL is encoded by the coding sequence ATGAAGCGAGCCCTTGTCCTGTTGCCGCCCCTGCTTGCCCTGGCCGCCCCCACCGCGCACGCCCAGTCGGCGGCGGCGCTGGCGAGGGTGGACGCCGCCCAGATGAGCATTCCCGCCGCCCGGCAGAAGGCGTACCCAGGCAGCGCCCTCACCGTTCGGCAGGCGCTGCGGGCGGGAAGCAACTACAAGCGGTACGTGGTGAGCTACCTCTCGGACGGGCTGCGGATCAACGCGCTCCTCACCGTTCCCAACGGCACGCCGCCCGCCGGAGGGTGGCCCGCCGTCGTGTTCAACCACGGCTACATCCCGCCCAACGTGTACCGGACGACCGAGCGGTACGTGGCCTACCAGGACGCCTTCGCCCGCGCCGGATTCGTGACCCTCAAGAGCGACTACCGGGGGCACGGCAGCAGCCAGGGGGAGGCGCTGGGAGGGTACTACTCGCCCGGCTACACGACCGACGTGATGAACGCGCTCGCCAGCCTGAAAAAGGACCCCCGCGTCAACCCGGGGCGCATCGGCATGTGGGGGCACTCGATGGGCGGCTTTCTCACCCTGCGCGCGATGGTCATCGACCGCAGCATCAAGGCGGGAGTGATCTGGGCCGGGGTGGTGGGCGACTACGACCAGATCATGAACGAGTGGAACAGCCCGGTGCCCGCCTCCATCCCGCGCCGCGTGCTCGAACTGCGCGAGAAGGCCGTGGCGAAGTACGGCACGCCGAAGGCCAACCCGGCGTTCTGGAACACCCTCAGCGCCAACTCCTACCTGCGCGACCTGAGCGGCCCCCTCCAGCTCCACATCGGCACGACGGACGAGGACGTGCCCGTGGCCTTCCACACCTCGCTGGTCGGCCAGCTCAGGAGCGTCGGCAAGCCCGTGCAGAGCTACGTCTACCCGGGCGACAACCACGACCTGACCCGCAACCTGTACACGGCGCTCGCGCGGTCGGTGGCGTTCTTCAAGGAGCGGCTTTGA
- a CDS encoding nucleotidyltransferase domain-containing protein: MTLPPVLPVGTSVVIRLPVAGHPAGAVAVIVRSPPDPGHAYRVRFPDGTEATLSRGGLTVRRHEKNALPGAERDFTPFVQLRCVVGSRAFGLETAASDTDLRGFYLPPARDHWSLAGVPEQLEFGEEVYWETGKFVLLALKANPNVLEVLHSPLVQTVTPLAAELLSVREAFLSRLVYQTYNGYVMGQFGRLEADLRQHGEVRWKHAMHLLRLLLSGIAVLERGEVQVHVGEHRETLLAVKRGEAPWAEVERWRLSLHADFDRAYAGTTLPERPDYARVEAWLLRARRAALDW; the protein is encoded by the coding sequence GTGACCCTCCCACCCGTCCTCCCCGTCGGCACGAGCGTCGTCATCCGCCTCCCCGTGGCCGGGCACCCGGCAGGCGCCGTGGCCGTGATCGTCCGCTCACCCCCCGACCCGGGGCACGCCTACCGTGTCCGCTTCCCCGACGGCACGGAGGCGACGTTGAGCCGGGGCGGGCTGACCGTGCGGCGGCACGAGAAGAACGCCCTACCGGGGGCGGAGCGGGACTTCACCCCCTTCGTCCAGCTCCGCTGTGTGGTGGGCAGCCGGGCCTTCGGGCTGGAAACTGCGGCGAGCGACACCGACCTGCGCGGCTTCTACCTCCCCCCGGCGCGCGACCACTGGAGCCTGGCGGGCGTGCCCGAACAGCTCGAATTCGGCGAGGAGGTGTACTGGGAGACGGGCAAGTTTGTCCTCCTCGCCCTCAAGGCCAACCCGAACGTGCTGGAGGTGCTGCACAGCCCCCTGGTGCAGACGGTGACGCCCCTCGCCGCCGAATTGCTGAGCGTCCGGGAGGCGTTCCTGAGCCGTCTGGTCTACCAGACCTACAACGGCTACGTGATGGGACAGTTTGGGCGGCTGGAGGCCGACCTGCGGCAACACGGCGAGGTGCGCTGGAAACACGCCATGCACCTGCTACGGCTGCTGCTCAGCGGCATCGCGGTTCTGGAACGGGGCGAGGTGCAGGTCCACGTTGGGGAGCACCGGGAAACCTTGCTCGCCGTCAAACGCGGGGAGGCGCCCTGGGCCGAGGTCGAACGCTGGCGGCTGTCGCTCCACGCCGACTTCGACCGGGCCTACGCGGGGACGACCCTGCCCGAACGCCCCGACTACGCCCGGGTGGAGGCGTGGCTGCTGCGGGCGCGGCGGGCGGCGCTGGACTGGTGA
- a CDS encoding 3' terminal RNA ribose 2'-O-methyltransferase Hen1 — translation MLLTLTVTRPGPGAPPATDLGFLLHKHPGRVLERDLPFGQSTVFYPEATPGRCTAALLLEVDPVALSRHTRAGEGAPLEPYVNDRPYAGGSFLAVALRDAFGTAMTGRSRERQELADMPLSLAAELPCVAARGPADLPARLFGPLGYEVEAGPIPLDPLFPEWGERPYIRLRLSGTVRLRDLLAHLYVLLPVLDGRKHYYLDDAEVEKLLRHGAGWLDTHPERELVTRRFLRFRELVRQAEATFTPDVVEDEEPVREARPRLHDERLDRVAEALRASGAARVLDLGCGEGKLLRRLLAAPQFRELVGLDVSARALEIAAENLHLRERPELAGRVRLLHGNLTYRDARLRGFDAAALVEVIEHLEPHRLSALTANLLGDARPGTVVVTTPNREYNAVFAEKHGGEDVGFRHADHRFEWTRAEFRAWAEGAAREHGYAVRFEDVGEVHPSFGPVTQMAVFGWERP, via the coding sequence ATGCTCCTCACCCTTACCGTCACCCGCCCTGGTCCCGGGGCTCCCCCGGCGACCGACCTCGGCTTCCTCCTGCACAAGCACCCGGGCCGCGTGCTGGAGCGTGATCTGCCATTCGGACAGTCCACCGTCTTCTACCCGGAGGCGACCCCGGGACGCTGCACGGCGGCCCTGCTGCTGGAGGTCGATCCGGTCGCCCTGTCACGCCACACGCGCGCCGGGGAGGGTGCCCCGCTCGAACCGTACGTGAACGACCGACCCTACGCGGGGGGCAGCTTCCTCGCGGTCGCCCTGCGCGACGCCTTCGGCACGGCGATGACGGGGCGGAGCAGGGAGCGGCAGGAACTGGCGGACATGCCATTGAGCTTGGCGGCCGAGCTGCCCTGCGTGGCCGCACGCGGGCCCGCCGACCTGCCCGCGCGCCTCTTCGGACCGCTGGGGTACGAGGTGGAGGCCGGGCCCATCCCCCTCGACCCCCTCTTCCCCGAGTGGGGAGAACGGCCCTATATCCGGCTGCGGCTGAGCGGGACGGTGCGGCTGCGAGATCTCCTCGCGCACCTGTACGTTCTGCTGCCCGTGCTCGACGGCCGCAAGCACTACTACCTTGATGACGCGGAGGTCGAGAAGCTGCTGCGGCACGGGGCGGGGTGGCTGGACACGCACCCGGAGCGCGAGCTGGTGACCCGGCGCTTCCTGCGCTTCCGGGAACTCGTGCGACAGGCGGAGGCGACCTTCACCCCCGACGTGGTGGAGGACGAGGAGCCTGTGCGCGAGGCCCGCCCCCGCCTCCACGACGAGCGCCTGGACCGAGTGGCCGAGGCGCTGAGGGCCAGCGGCGCCGCCCGCGTCCTCGACCTGGGGTGCGGGGAGGGCAAGCTGCTGCGCCGTCTCCTCGCCGCACCGCAGTTCCGGGAACTCGTCGGCCTCGACGTGAGCGCCCGGGCGCTGGAGATCGCCGCCGAGAACCTGCACCTGCGGGAGCGCCCCGAACTCGCCGGGCGCGTCCGCCTCCTCCACGGCAACCTGACCTACCGCGATGCCCGGCTGCGCGGCTTCGACGCCGCCGCCCTCGTGGAGGTGATCGAACACCTCGAACCGCACCGACTGAGTGCCCTGACCGCCAACCTCCTCGGCGACGCGCGCCCGGGCACGGTGGTCGTGACGACGCCCAACCGGGAGTACAACGCGGTTTTTGCCGAGAAGCACGGTGGGGAGGACGTGGGCTTCCGGCACGCCGACCACCGCTTCGAGTGGACGCGCGCCGAGTTCCGGGCGTGGGCGGAGGGAGCGGCGCGCGAACACGGCTACGCGGTGCGGTTCGAGGACGTGGGCGAGGTGCATCCCTCGTTCGGCCCGGTGACACAGATGGCGGTGTTCGGGTGGGAGCGCCCGTGA
- a CDS encoding VOC family protein: protein MKANLDFLALHTRDLAAARAYYTRTLGFEVAQERPGAVVFAHGGGAEFAVREPLPGVDGTQPFGVGVSVWLGVPDAEAYHGQVVAAGARVVQPPQDGPFGRMFTLVTPDGHALTFHQTE from the coding sequence ATGAAAGCGAATCTGGATTTCCTGGCCCTGCACACCCGTGACCTAGCCGCCGCCCGCGCTTACTACACCCGCACACTGGGCTTCGAGGTCGCGCAGGAGCGGCCCGGCGCAGTGGTGTTCGCCCACGGGGGCGGGGCCGAGTTCGCGGTGCGGGAGCCGCTTCCCGGGGTTGACGGTACGCAGCCCTTCGGCGTGGGCGTCAGCGTCTGGCTCGGCGTTCCCGACGCGGAGGCGTACCACGGGCAGGTTGTGGCAGCGGGGGCCAGAGTCGTGCAACCTCCGCAAGACGGCCCTTTTGGCCGTATGTTCACGCTAGTCACGCCGGACGGGCACGCGCTGACCTTTCACCAGACGGAATAG
- a CDS encoding helix-turn-helix transcriptional regulator encodes MNRTDRLLALVLELRGREWVRAEELARTFEVSVRTVYRDVLALNEAGVPVVSVPGRGYRLMDGYFLPPLHFTPQEAVMLTLGVGAVQKAFDAEYASAAESAAKKLLAVLPEERRADVERVRGHLRVIPGGGGRVDETLRLLRGAVLDNRTVTFAYHKPHAPPQLRQVDPLGLVHLHGVWLLVAFDPGRGAQRAFRLDRMEEVRVTTRTFTRDPAWRIEYRPEREERNVTVRLLFPVERERTVRERPNLFQTGSRCTAQGVEVTLRVRDTGVILSWVLSWGGDVTVLEPGELREQVRAEARRMLGSS; translated from the coding sequence ATGAACCGCACGGACCGCCTGCTCGCGCTGGTGCTGGAGCTGCGGGGGCGCGAGTGGGTGCGGGCGGAGGAGCTGGCCCGCACCTTCGAGGTCAGCGTGCGGACAGTCTACCGGGACGTGCTGGCCCTGAACGAGGCGGGCGTTCCCGTGGTGAGCGTGCCGGGGCGGGGCTACAGGTTGATGGACGGTTACTTCCTGCCCCCGCTGCACTTCACCCCGCAGGAGGCCGTCATGCTCACCCTGGGCGTGGGTGCGGTCCAGAAGGCTTTCGACGCCGAATATGCGAGTGCGGCCGAAAGTGCGGCGAAGAAGCTGCTGGCCGTTCTGCCGGAGGAGCGGCGGGCGGACGTGGAGCGGGTGCGCGGGCATCTGCGGGTCATTCCCGGGGGTGGGGGGCGTGTCGACGAGACCCTGCGCCTCCTGCGCGGCGCGGTACTCGATAACCGGACGGTCACCTTCGCCTACCACAAGCCCCACGCCCCGCCGCAACTCAGGCAGGTCGACCCCCTGGGCCTCGTCCACCTGCACGGCGTCTGGCTGCTCGTGGCCTTCGATCCCGGGAGGGGCGCCCAGCGGGCCTTTCGACTGGACCGGATGGAGGAGGTGCGGGTCACGACGCGGACGTTCACCCGGGACCCGGCCTGGCGAATCGAGTACCGGCCGGAGCGCGAGGAGCGGAACGTGACGGTCCGGCTCCTTTTCCCGGTGGAACGGGAGCGGACGGTGCGGGAGCGCCCCAACCTCTTCCAGACGGGGAGCCGCTGTACCGCGCAGGGCGTGGAGGTCACGTTGCGGGTGCGGGACACCGGGGTGATCCTGAGCTGGGTGCTGTCCTGGGGCGGAGACGTGACGGTGCTGGAACCCGGGGAACTGCGCGAACAGGTGCGGGCCGAGGCCAGGAGAATGCTCGGCAGCTCCTGA
- a CDS encoding polynucleotide kinase-phosphatase — protein MHIALPELSLVALVGASSSGKSSFAARHFQASEVLSSDFFRALVSDDESSLEATGDAFDSLFFVGGKRLARGRLTVVDATSVRPEDRRRLVDLARAHDVLPVAIVLDLPRAVLEARHAARTDRDFPASVIGRQVSELRRTLRGLQKEGFRHVWVLHSEEEVGAATVTRVPLYTNRKELTGPFDFIGDVHGCLPELRELLERLGYRLDGETVTPPPGRTAVFVGDLVDRGPDSAGVLRLVMGMVESGAALCVPGNHDDKLGRALGGKAVKAQHGLDVTLAQLDAAGPEFRARVRTFLDGLVSHLVLDGGRVVVAHAGLPERYQGRASGRVRSFALYGDVDGSTDELGLPVRRDWAQEYRGSAYVVYGHTPALQPRWVNRTLNIDTGCAFGGSLTALRYPEMETVSVAAHAQYAVPARPLAAPETPGTDGVPDLAALTGKARIETRTFGGIALREGERAAAVETFGRFGVDPAWCPYLPPTMSPVETSAREGYLEHPAEAFAYFRSQGVERVVCEEKHMGSRAVLVLARDEEAARRRFGGEGTGRIYTRTGRPFFGDGSEADVLSRARAAVTRAGLWEELNTGWLVLDAEILPWSLKAEELIRNQYAAVGAAGNAALPAAVRALEEARARGLEVGELLERTRERAGDLLAYRDAYRAYVRRVEGPGDVQVRPFHLLASEGTVHMDSDHLWHLGTLGRLADADPNLFGRTAHRLVTIGDEASEREATDWWLSLTENGGEGMVVKPLAFLNPEKRGLQPAMKVRGREYLRIIYGPEYTRPENLGRLRSRSLAAKRSRALREFHLGLEALHRLVEGAGVGRVHECVLGVLALESDGLDARL, from the coding sequence ATGCACATCGCCCTGCCCGAACTCTCCCTCGTCGCCCTCGTCGGCGCCTCCTCCTCCGGCAAGTCGTCCTTCGCGGCGCGGCACTTCCAGGCAAGCGAGGTGCTGAGCAGCGACTTCTTCCGGGCCCTCGTCAGCGACGACGAAAGCAGCCTGGAGGCGACGGGGGACGCCTTCGACAGCCTGTTCTTCGTGGGAGGGAAGCGGCTGGCACGCGGGCGCCTGACCGTGGTGGACGCGACGAGCGTGCGCCCGGAGGACCGCCGCCGTCTGGTGGACCTCGCCCGTGCCCACGACGTGCTGCCCGTCGCCATCGTGCTCGACCTGCCGAGGGCGGTGCTGGAGGCGCGGCACGCGGCGCGGACGGATCGGGACTTTCCCGCCTCGGTGATCGGTCGGCAGGTCTCGGAGTTGCGGCGCACCCTGCGCGGCCTCCAGAAGGAGGGCTTCCGGCACGTCTGGGTGCTGCACTCGGAGGAGGAGGTGGGGGCGGCGACCGTTACCCGCGTCCCCCTCTACACCAACCGCAAGGAGCTGACCGGGCCCTTCGATTTCATCGGCGACGTACACGGCTGCCTGCCCGAGTTGCGGGAACTGCTGGAGCGGCTGGGCTACCGGCTGGACGGCGAGACGGTCACCCCTCCCCCGGGCCGCACCGCCGTCTTCGTGGGCGACCTCGTGGACCGGGGCCCCGACAGCGCGGGCGTGCTGCGGCTGGTGATGGGGATGGTCGAGTCCGGTGCGGCTCTGTGCGTCCCCGGCAACCACGACGACAAGCTGGGGCGGGCCCTGGGCGGCAAGGCGGTCAAGGCGCAGCACGGGCTGGACGTGACGCTGGCCCAGTTGGACGCCGCCGGGCCGGAGTTCCGGGCGCGGGTGCGGACTTTCCTCGACGGGCTGGTGAGCCACCTCGTCCTCGACGGCGGGCGGGTGGTCGTCGCGCACGCGGGGTTGCCCGAGCGCTACCAGGGCCGGGCGTCGGGGCGGGTGCGCTCGTTTGCCCTCTACGGCGACGTGGACGGGAGCACGGACGAACTCGGCCTCCCCGTGCGGCGCGACTGGGCGCAGGAGTACCGGGGGTCGGCGTATGTGGTGTACGGTCACACCCCCGCCCTCCAGCCGAGGTGGGTCAACCGGACCCTCAACATCGACACCGGCTGTGCGTTCGGCGGCTCGCTGACTGCCCTGCGTTACCCGGAGATGGAGACCGTCAGTGTCGCCGCCCACGCCCAGTACGCCGTGCCCGCGCGTCCCCTCGCCGCACCGGAGACGCCGGGAACGGACGGGGTGCCCGACCTCGCCGCGCTGACGGGCAAGGCCAGGATCGAGACGCGCACCTTCGGCGGCATCGCCCTGCGGGAGGGCGAGCGGGCGGCGGCGGTCGAGACCTTCGGGCGCTTCGGGGTGGACCCGGCGTGGTGCCCCTACCTCCCGCCCACGATGAGCCCGGTGGAGACGAGTGCGCGGGAGGGTTACCTGGAACATCCGGCGGAGGCGTTCGCCTACTTCCGCTCGCAGGGCGTGGAACGGGTCGTGTGTGAGGAGAAGCACATGGGCAGCCGCGCCGTCCTCGTGCTGGCGAGGGATGAGGAGGCGGCCCGGCGACGCTTCGGCGGGGAGGGCACGGGCCGCATTTACACCCGCACCGGGCGCCCCTTCTTCGGGGACGGCTCGGAGGCGGACGTGCTGAGCCGCGCCCGCGCCGCCGTCACCCGCGCCGGGCTGTGGGAGGAGCTGAACACGGGCTGGCTGGTCCTCGACGCCGAGATTCTGCCGTGGAGCCTGAAGGCGGAGGAATTGATCCGGAACCAGTACGCGGCGGTCGGCGCGGCGGGGAACGCGGCCCTGCCCGCCGCCGTGAGGGCGTTGGAGGAGGCGCGGGCGCGTGGCCTCGAAGTCGGTGAACTTCTGGAGCGCACCCGCGAGCGAGCGGGCGACCTCCTCGCCTACCGGGACGCCTACCGCGCCTACGTCCGCCGGGTCGAGGGGCCGGGGGACGTGCAGGTCAGGCCCTTCCACCTCCTCGCCTCGGAGGGGACTGTCCACATGGACAGCGACCATCTCTGGCACCTGGGGACGCTGGGAAGGCTCGCGGACGCCGATCCCAACCTCTTCGGACGCACCGCCCACCGCCTCGTCACCATAGGGGATGAGGCGAGCGAGCGGGAGGCGACCGACTGGTGGCTGTCCCTCACCGAGAATGGCGGCGAGGGCATGGTCGTCAAGCCGCTCGCCTTCCTGAACCCGGAAAAGCGCGGCCTGCAACCCGCCATGAAAGTGCGGGGGCGGGAATACCTGCGGATCATCTACGGGCCGGAGTACACCCGACCGGAGAACCTGGGGCGGTTGCGCTCCCGCTCGCTGGCCGCCAAGCGGAGCCGGGCCCTGCGCGAGTTCCACCTCGGGCTGGAGGCACTGCACCGTCTCGTCGAGGGAGCGGGCGTGGGGCGGGTCCACGAGTGCGTCCTGGGCGTGCTGGCGCTGGAGAGTGACGGGCTGGACGCGCGGCTGTGA